In one window of Dyella thiooxydans DNA:
- a CDS encoding SURF1 family protein yields MSAFRRPAWWSVLLTVAGALLFVRLGFWQLHRAAEKEALLRRYATAAAAPLQDFDRVAQSPPATAYPRVRVHGRYLAGRVYLLDNPRHDALGGVEVYAPVELDGHAPLLLADLGFLRGNGTDATPQVPPLPAGEVGLQGLYVPPPGVALEMGGDALARQQAYPKKTIYLDLGQVSHDLGRPLYPRLLALDPDPASIYERKRTPDFSSMPPSRHRAYAFQWFTFALAAVVIFLVLHRKRRPRPRSP; encoded by the coding sequence GTGAGTGCGTTTCGCCGTCCCGCCTGGTGGTCGGTGCTGCTGACCGTGGCCGGAGCGCTGCTTTTCGTGCGCCTGGGCTTCTGGCAGCTGCACCGTGCCGCGGAAAAGGAAGCTCTGCTGCGGCGCTATGCCACGGCGGCTGCCGCACCCCTGCAGGATTTCGATCGCGTCGCGCAATCGCCGCCGGCCACGGCGTATCCCCGTGTGCGGGTGCACGGTCGTTACCTGGCCGGCCGTGTCTATCTGCTGGACAACCCCAGGCACGACGCGCTCGGCGGCGTGGAGGTGTACGCGCCGGTCGAGCTGGATGGTCATGCGCCCTTGCTGCTGGCCGACCTCGGTTTCCTGCGCGGCAACGGTACCGACGCCACGCCGCAGGTGCCGCCGCTACCTGCCGGCGAGGTCGGCTTGCAAGGGCTGTACGTGCCGCCTCCGGGCGTGGCGCTGGAGATGGGCGGCGATGCGCTGGCCCGGCAGCAGGCGTACCCGAAGAAGACGATCTATCTCGATCTTGGACAGGTCTCCCATGACCTCGGCCGTCCGCTCTATCCCCGCCTGCTGGCGCTGGACCCGGATCCGGCGTCGATCTACGAGCGCAAGCGCACGCCCGACTTTTCCTCGATGCCGCCCTCGCGGCATCGCGCCTACGCCTTCCAGTGGTTCACCTTCGCCCTCGCGGCAGTGGTGATCTTCCTGGTGCTCCACCGCAAGCGCCGACCGCGGCCGCGTTCCCCCTGA
- a CDS encoding twin transmembrane helix small protein, with translation METVYKYALVVLLLVVLFNLGQALYFMMTDRDGSSRRTAWALTRRIGLSVLLILMVILGIWMGWLHPHGVNG, from the coding sequence GTGGAAACCGTCTACAAATATGCGCTGGTGGTTCTGCTGCTGGTGGTGCTGTTCAATCTCGGGCAGGCCCTGTACTTCATGATGACCGACCGGGACGGCAGCAGTCGTCGTACCGCCTGGGCACTGACCCGCCGCATCGGCCTGTCGGTGCTGCTCATCCTGATGGTGATCCTCGGTATCTGGATGGGCTGGCTGCATCCGCACGGGGTGAATGGCTGA